The genome window TGACTTGAATCGGCATTGCCGCCACAGGTGCCCCATCGCTTGAGGCGTTCATACATGTGACCGGAGGCAAGCCCCAGGTATTCTTTGAAGACTTGGGCGACCCTCTCCTTATCTAGCACGGGAACTTCTTTTGTTCCCATTACTGCCACTGCCTTCAGTTTTTTGGAACCCATCACTGCCCCTAATCCTGCTCTGGCTGCTGCCGTTCCGATATCGTGCATGACACAGGAGATCAGAGATAGCCTCTCCCCCGAAGGGCCGATGCACGCTACGGCGACCTTATCGCCCAGTTCGCGCTTGAGCATTTCTTCGGTTTCCCGGGAGTCCTTGCCCCAGAGATGGCCAGCATCCCTCAACTCGGCCTTGCCGTCGGTAATCAAAAGGTATACCGGTTTGGGCGATGTTCCATTGAAGAAAACCGCATCATAGCCGGAGAATTTGAGATAGGGGCCGAAATATCCGCCACAGTTGGCGTCTCCCCAGCATCCAGTGAGGGGTGACTTGCCGACCACCGTGAACCGGGAGCCCAGCAAGCCGCGGATGCCGGTGAGAGGCCCTGTTACAAAGCCGATGTGATTCTCCGGCCCGAGGGGGTCCACACCGCCCCGCTGCCGCCTGTAAATGATTCGCGCTCCCAGTCCGTATCCCCCGATGAAATCCCGGTAGAGCTTCTCTTCCGGTGCCTCTTCCTTCAGTTCACCTGAGGACAGGTCCACGAACAGAATCTTGCCCATATATCCTGTTGCCATTCCGAGACCTCCGAACAAGCAGTGAAAACATATCTTCCGGGTGGTTGTTTCCCTTGTTTCTATTATCGCATGATTCTTATGATCGGAAGAAGCAAACGTGAACCTTGCTTTCAATGACGAAAGAGCTTGACTTGACCAGATACAAACACGCATTCCTCTGCGGGCAAAGCCCGCAGAGGAATGCGCTTCAGATACAGTAAAGAGATGCCTATCTCCAATCGTCAGGGCTGCTGTGCCACCGGTGCGAGCTCCATGAGTGCAGCAAGTCCCTCGTCGACCGCTAGCTCCTGGCCACTGATGAAACTCGCCATCGAGCTGTTGAGGAATACCAGCGGATATCCCATTTCTTCGGGAGTGGAGAAGCGGGTGACCTTGTACTGGTTGAGCACATCACCGAGGTTTGCCTGGAAATCCTTCAACATGGGAGTCACTGTGGTCGATGGGTTTAGCACATTGAAGCGTATGCCGCGAGGAGCAAGCTCCGCGGCTTTATGTTTGCCATAATAGCAGATGCATTCTTTCGAGAAACTGTACGAACCCCCTAGGTCCGTCTGTATCTTGACGCTGTTGGCTGCTATCCATGCCACTCCCTCTTCGAAGGTCTTGGTGTCTACCAGCCCTTGATAGTAGAACCCGTGAAAACGCCACATCATTCCGGCCAGAGAGGCTATGATGGCGATTGCGCCTTCGTTCCGCTTCATTCGCGGAATGAGGCTCTCGATAAGATGCCGGTGCCCCACAAAGTTGACCCTGACGACGTCGGCATCGGGGAAGGGAGCGCCTGGGAGACCTGCGCAACAGAAGAGTGCGCGCACCTCTCCCGGAATCTTGGCTACCGCTGCATCGATAGATGCCTTGTCTCCCAGATCGGTTTTGATGAACTTCTTGACCGGCGCCGGACACTCCTTGACATCAAGGGCGTATACCTCCGCTCCTAAGTCGATCAAAAATTTCGTTGCCGCCAATCCCATTCCAGATGCTGCCCCATCGATCACGACCGTCTTACCGCGATAACCCCACAAATCCTTCATATCGTTCATATGTTCTCTCCTTTTCGGTTATTTTACTGCTTTGTTCTTGTTTGCGTTACGATTCCTCTAAGGGGAATTCACAGCCGACGGCCTTTGTCTCCAGATACTGTTCCAGGCCCTCGATACCGCACTGCCGCCCGATGCCGCTGGCCTTGTAGCCGCCGTAGGGCGACTCCGCACCATAGAACTGGCCGCCGTTGACAGCCATCGAACCGGTGCGGACCTTCCG of Dehalococcoidia bacterium contains these proteins:
- a CDS encoding SDR family oxidoreductase, which translates into the protein MNDMKDLWGYRGKTVVIDGAASGMGLAATKFLIDLGAEVYALDVKECPAPVKKFIKTDLGDKASIDAAVAKIPGEVRALFCCAGLPGAPFPDADVVRVNFVGHRHLIESLIPRMKRNEGAIAIIASLAGMMWRFHGFYYQGLVDTKTFEEGVAWIAANSVKIQTDLGGSYSFSKECICYYGKHKAAELAPRGIRFNVLNPSTTVTPMLKDFQANLGDVLNQYKVTRFSTPEEMGYPLVFLNSSMASFISGQELAVDEGLAALMELAPVAQQP